In Gadus morhua chromosome 2, gadMor3.0, whole genome shotgun sequence, a single window of DNA contains:
- the LOC115529292 gene encoding 40S ribosomal protein S11: MKMQRTIVIRRDYLHYIRKYNRFEKRHKNMSVHLSPAFRDVRVGDIVIVGECRPLSKTVRFNVLKVTKAAGAKKQFQKF; this comes from the exons atgaagatgcagaggacCATCGTCATCAGACGTGACTACCTGCATTACATTCGGAAGTACAACCGTTTTGAGAAGAGGCACAAGAACATGTCGGTCCATCTCTCTCCCGCTTTCAG GGATGTCAGAGTTGGCGACATCGTGATAGTTGGAGAGTGCAGACCCCTCAGCAAGACCGTGAGGTTCAATGTCCTCAAGGTGACCAAGGCTGCTGGAGCCAAGAAGCAGTTCCAGAAGTTCTAG
- the LOC115529284 gene encoding 40S ribosomal protein S11 — protein MADVQTEKAYQKQPTIFQNKKRVLAAEGAKEAKEKVPRYYKNVGLGFKTPREAIDGTYIDKKCPFTGNVSIRGRILSGVVTKMKMQRTIVIRRDYLHYIRKYNRFEKRHKNMSVHLSPAFRDVTVGDIVIVGECRPLSKTVRFNVLKVTKAAGAKKQFQKF, from the exons ATGGCGGACGTACAA ACCGAGAAGGCTTACCAGAAGCAGCCCACCATCTTCCAGAACAAAAAGCGTGTGTTGGCTGCTGAAGGTGCCAAGGAGGCTAAAGAAAAGGTCCCCCGCTACTACAAAAATGTCGGGCTTGGCTTCAAAACCCCAAGAGAG GCTATTGACGGCACTTACATTGACAAGAAATGCCCCTTCACTGGAAACGTCTCCATCCGTGGCCGTATCCTCTCAG GCGTGGTGACCaagatgaagatgcagaggacCATCGTCATCAGACGTGACTACCTGCATTACATTCGGAAGTACAACCGTTTTGAGAAGAGGCACAAGAACATGTCGGTCCATCTCTCTCCCGCTTTCAG GGATGTCACAGTTGGCGACATCGTGATAGTTGGAGAGTGCCGACCCCTCAGCAAGACCGTGAGGTTCAATGTCCTCAAGGTGACCAAGGCTGCTGGAGCCAAGAAGCAGTTCCAGAAGTTCTAG
- the LOC115529358 gene encoding apoptosis regulator BAX, translating to MASPNGGGDSGTPRDDIIEVGKILLTDFIYQRVLRNGDGPAVSRAELGGKELTNQNHKNLAQCLQQIGDDLDGNTQLQNMINSSALVPSKDVFLSVAREIFSDGVFNWGRVVALFYFACRMVIKALMTRVPDIIRTIISWTMDYLSENVMNWIREQGGWEGIRSYFGTPSWQTFGVFVAGVLAAAIVMRKL from the exons ATGGCATCGCCGAACGGAGGTGGTGATTCAG GGACACCTAGAGACGACATAATCGAAGTTGGAAAAATTCTGTTAACGGA TTTCATTTATCAGAGGGTGCTTCGAAATGGCGATGGACCGGCTGTATCAAGAGCCGAACTGGGTGGTAAAGAATTGACTAACCAGAACCATAAAAACCTTGCACAGTGCCTACAGCAGATCGGAGATGACCTGGATGGCAACACTCAGCTACAAAA CATGATCAACAGTTCGGCGCTTGTTCCCTCGAAGGATGTTTTCCTGAGTGTGGCCCGTGAGATATTCTCTGATGGGGTATTCAATTGGGGCAGAGTTGTGGCTCTCTTCTACTTCGCCTGTCGCATGGTCATAAAA GCACTGATGACCAGAGTCCCTGATATTATCAGGACTATAATCTCTTGGACCATGGACTACCTGTCTGAAAACGTGATGAACTGGATCAGAGAGCAAGGAGGCTGG GAAGGAATTCGATCCTATTTTGGAACCCCTTCATGGCAAACCTTTGGGGTCTTCGTGGCCGGAGTCCTGGCCGCTGCAATCGTCATGCGCAAGCTGTGA